Proteins encoded by one window of Deinococcus radiodurans R1 = ATCC 13939 = DSM 20539:
- a CDS encoding site-2 protease family protein, with product MGLISLLQQSPLAFIIVALALVLSLTVHEFAHAFVADRLGDPTARRAGRVSLNPFRHLDPLGTLLLLVAGFGFARPVPINPRNLGRWGTLWATAAGPLSNLLIALVCALLAAALPYSPLLEVILSTVLGVNVVLAVFNLLPIPLLDGSRILGALVPSLGRSLAQFEAQPFSFVIVMIFIYALRGPIGSLIGQVQDWVLRLVGA from the coding sequence ATGGGTCTGATTTCCCTGCTGCAACAAAGTCCCCTGGCGTTCATCATCGTGGCGCTGGCCCTCGTGCTGTCGCTGACGGTGCACGAGTTCGCGCACGCCTTCGTCGCGGACCGGCTGGGCGACCCCACAGCGCGCCGCGCCGGGCGGGTGTCGCTCAATCCTTTCCGGCATCTCGACCCGCTCGGCACGCTGCTGCTGCTGGTCGCCGGCTTCGGGTTCGCCCGCCCGGTGCCGATCAACCCGCGCAACCTGGGGCGCTGGGGCACGCTGTGGGCCACCGCCGCCGGGCCGCTGAGCAACCTGCTGATCGCGTTGGTGTGTGCCCTGCTGGCCGCCGCCTTGCCATACTCGCCGCTGCTCGAAGTCATCCTGAGCACCGTGCTGGGCGTCAACGTGGTGCTGGCGGTCTTCAACCTGCTGCCGATTCCGCTGCTCGACGGCAGCCGGATTCTGGGGGCGCTGGTCCCCTCGCTGGGCCGCAGCCTGGCGCAGTTCGAGGCGCAGCCCTTTTCCTTCGTCATCGTGATGATCTTCATCTACGCCCTGCGCGGGCCCATCGGCAGCTTGATCGGGCAGGTGCAGGACTGGGTCTTGCGACTCGTCGGGGCCTGA
- a CDS encoding CCA tRNA nucleotidyltransferase, translating to MATPDGEQVWAQLQPQDRAWLNDLSRRAGPDTELALVGGAVRDALLGQTPLDLDIVVAGQDGQGVEALALASGLPFVFHPAFENATLTLPDGRGADLVRARREHYPQPGRNPEPLPGTLHDDLRRRDFGLNALALRLREDGAPELLDVVGGLRDLERRELRPLHDRSLHEDASRLVRAARLAARLELHPAPELLAQVPDALALADDTPRLWAELKLLLAEPRPGQAARVLDGWGAGTLLPGLPLLEALDVQQNAGTPVQPGTYAAAVLSAAPDAAALAERMALGERPAALLARALSDSYFAPGTPELQLRGLLRPESYLPLTGREVVALGVAPGPAVGRALAHLAGLRQSGAVRSADEERTALRAYLGANPKAT from the coding sequence ATGGCGACCCCAGACGGCGAGCAGGTCTGGGCGCAGTTGCAGCCGCAGGACCGGGCCTGGCTCAACGACCTATCGCGCCGGGCCGGGCCGGACACCGAACTCGCGCTGGTCGGCGGGGCCGTGCGCGACGCCCTGCTGGGGCAGACGCCGCTCGACCTCGACATCGTGGTGGCGGGGCAGGACGGTCAGGGGGTGGAGGCGCTGGCGCTGGCGAGTGGGCTGCCGTTCGTCTTCCATCCAGCTTTCGAGAACGCCACCCTGACACTGCCGGACGGACGCGGAGCCGACCTCGTCCGGGCGCGGCGCGAGCACTACCCGCAGCCGGGACGTAATCCCGAGCCGCTGCCCGGCACCCTGCACGACGACCTGCGCCGCCGCGACTTCGGCCTCAATGCGCTGGCGCTGCGGCTGCGGGAGGACGGCGCCCCCGAGCTGCTCGACGTGGTGGGCGGACTGCGTGACCTGGAACGGCGCGAGCTGAGGCCGCTGCATGACCGCTCCTTGCACGAGGACGCCAGCCGACTGGTGCGGGCGGCCCGGCTCGCCGCGCGGCTGGAGCTGCACCCGGCGCCGGAGTTGCTCGCGCAAGTGCCGGATGCGCTGGCGCTGGCCGATGACACCCCCCGCCTGTGGGCCGAACTAAAGCTGCTGCTCGCCGAGCCGCGTCCGGGGCAGGCAGCCCGCGTGCTGGACGGGTGGGGGGCGGGGACGCTCTTGCCGGGGCTGCCGCTGCTCGAAGCCCTCGATGTACAGCAGAATGCGGGCACGCCGGTTCAACCCGGCACCTACGCGGCGGCGGTTCTGTCGGCAGCTCCTGACGCCGCAGCCCTCGCCGAGCGGATGGCCCTGGGCGAGCGGCCCGCCGCGCTATTGGCGCGGGCGCTGTCGGACAGCTATTTCGCACCGGGCACGCCGGAATTGCAGTTGCGCGGGTTGCTGCGCCCCGAGAGTTACCTGCCGCTGACCGGACGCGAAGTCGTGGCGCTGGGGGTGGCGCCGGGGCCGGCAGTGGGCCGCGCCCTGGCGCACCTCGCGGGGCTGCGGCAAAGCGGTGCGGTGCGCTCGGCGGACGAGGAACGCACGGCGCTGCGGGCCTACCTCGGCGCAAACCCCAAGGCGACCTGA
- a CDS encoding PDZ domain-containing protein — MAPGSPAARAGLQGGGAPQDFPGGGRIQLGGDVIVEAAGQPVDALEDLQAVLLDKKVGDQVALKVVRGGKTRDVTLTLDESAFQ; from the coding sequence GTGGCGCCCGGCAGCCCGGCGGCCCGCGCGGGCCTGCAAGGCGGCGGCGCGCCCCAGGATTTCCCCGGTGGGGGCCGCATTCAGCTCGGCGGCGACGTGATCGTAGAGGCTGCCGGACAGCCGGTGGACGCGCTCGAAGACTTGCAGGCGGTGCTGCTCGACAAGAAGGTGGGCGACCAGGTGGCGCTCAAGGTGGTGCGCGGCGGGAAAACCCGTGACGTGACGCTCACCCTCGACGAGTCGGCCTTTCAGTAA